In Mytilus edulis chromosome 7, xbMytEdul2.2, whole genome shotgun sequence, a single genomic region encodes these proteins:
- the LOC139482049 gene encoding uncharacterized protein, with protein MALLSPLCRNLSYRNKMKTLRYLVNANVSLRQPFSSTCTNKTSGISEPKKFQLKHEIGNYINNHKYTVIAATTDVCKQKFQEHVIENNLGESFTSRSSIWQFPWKRTENDKPFIYENSDNIFARGYDALEDYLHGEKVDHQKCAAFTALERFYINKELHERSLAQLNSMNLTKTETASLITSHLLSQLLYNPANHIIDASLSGDPPYDCSTPLQYGYTNFGSTHLFYGNADITLFPTNQDMFLDSQTDTAVFHIGEPEESPEANRLHPKWKTDEDDYDNDDEEEICDENNGENFNDADINQVCKQAISLSMWKRKQRILAYSGNKDYGSSMVPICAINRHKYMVVLYNAQHDYLLKIQKKDFLKVFNKDKLEFSTIIDLWMLIHHNLFCTELSDDAIQILKGTGGLINILGEDAFKEVVKTSKFDYDIDPSGDEFEVDVQNDSIPASGAGRSRKYPKINQEQ; from the exons ATGGCGTTGCTCTCCCCTCTATGCAGGAATCTTTCCTAtcgaaacaaaatgaaaacattgcGATATTTAGTGAATGCTAATGTATCTTTACGACAGCCATTTTCATCGACATGCACGAATAAGACGAGTGGTATTAGTGAACCcaaaaaatttcaattgaaaCATGAAATTGGAAACTACATAAACAATCACAAATACACTGTGATTGCTGCTACAACTgatgtttgtaaacaaaagttTCAGGAACACGTGATTGAAAATAATCTAGGGGAATCATTCACTAGCAGAAGTAGCATATGGCAATTTCCATGGAAGAGAACTGAAAATGATAAACCATTTATTTACGAAAATTCAGACAATATATTTGCAAGAGGTTATGATGCGCTTGAGGATTATTTACATGGTGAAAAAGTTGACCATCAGAAGTGCGCTGCTTTCACAGCGCTGGAAAGATTTTATATCAATAAGG aACTCCATGAAAGAAGCCTTGCTCAACTGAACAGCATGAACCTGACAAAGACAGAAACTGCATCATTGATAACTAGTCACCTTCTTTCCCAGCTCCTGTATAATCCAGCAAATCATATTATAGATGCAAGCTTGTCTGGAGACCCACCATATGATTGCAGCACTCCATTACAATATGGATACACAAATTTTG gAAGTACCCATCTATTTTATGGGAATGCAGATATAACATTGTTTCCAACAAACCAGGACATGTTTTTAGATTCGCAAACAGATACAGCTGTGTTTCATATTGGAGAACCAGAAGAAAGTCCTGAAGCTAACAGATTACACCCAAAATGGAAAACTGATGAGGATGattatgataatgatgatgaagaAGAGATTTGTGATGAAAACAATGGTGAAAACTTTAATGATGCAGACATTAATCAAGTTTGTAAACAAGCCATCTCTTTATCAATGTGGAAGCGTAAACAAAGGATCTTGGCCTACAGTGGAAACAAGGATTATGGTTCTTCAATGGTACCTATCTGTGCCATTAATAGACACAAATATATGGTGGTTTTGTATAATGCTCAGCACGATTACCTGTTAAAAATACAGAAGAAAGACTTTCTTAAAGTTTTTAACAAGGACAAGTTAGAATTTTCAACAATTATTGATCTCTGGATGTTAATCCATCACAACTTATTCTGCACAGAACTGTCTGATGATGCTATCCAAATCCTTAAAGGCACTGGTGGCTTAATAAACATATTGGGAGAAGATGCATTTAAGGAAGTTGTTAAAACTTCCAAATTTGATTATGATATAGATCCCAGTGGAGACGAGTTTGAGGTAGACGTGCAGAATGATTCGATTCCTGCTTCAGG AGCAGGAAGATCAAGGAAATATCCAAAGATTAACCAAGAACAGTAA
- the LOC139483597 gene encoding uncharacterized protein: protein MNWTLSQVENWLKDKIIQKDMFLSQQKQLQKLRGKDVAFLKLLVRECPATFYQTIREQLGMKDIQSMSDFRFALEDIDTVLDSSSTHNTSTKALETEERSNV from the exons ATGAATTGGACACTTTCCCAAGTAGAGAATTGGCTGAAAGATAAGATCATTCAAAAGGATATGTTTCTCTCCCAACA aaaacagcTACAAAAACTGAGAGGAAAAGACGTTGCATTTCTCAAGCTCCTTGTTCGTGAG tgtCCGGCTACTTTCTACCAAACAATCAGAGAACAGTTAGGGATGAAGGATATTCAATCAATGTCCGATTTCCGATTCGCTTTGGAAGATATTGATACTGTCTTGGATTCCTCTTCAACACATAATACAAGTACGAAAGCACTTGAAACAGAGGAACGCTCAAATGTATAG